The genomic window AAGACTTGGATTTGCTTGTTACTGGCGGCTCTGATTGGCACGGAAGCGGGAAACCAAATAGTCTTGGTGAAGAAACAACTAGCGACGAAGTAGTGAGTAAAATCCTAAATCGCTAGTTTTGTAATTACAATGCGTTGAAACCAACAGTGTGTGTTGGGGTATCTCCGATTATTGCATAGGCAAAAGAGTTGCTAGGTACAACAATTTTCCTGTTATTTTTATCTGTAATGGTGATTAATTTTTCGTCTTTGATTGCATTGGTTATAATATTCTGCACGTCTTCTTCGCTTTGTTCTGATTCAAAGCTGATAGTGTCGTTTACGTGTTTAACTCCGATTGTTACCTTCATTTTGTTTCCTTTAATACTTTTGATACTTTTAATAATTGGTTTCTTTGATTTTACTTAATATTTAGCATCTAATATTTAGCATTTACGAATTACTCAGTTTGTCTTTAGCATCTTTAATAGCTTGATCTGCATCTTTTAGCATTGGGATAATAATAGTTGCTGGCTTATCTAAATCTTCATTGTTATTTTTGCCAGTATTTTCTACATTGTTATCTTTGCTTTCGATGCTGTTATTGCTCTCAATCTTGCTTTCGATGCTTCCGTCACTATTCTTGTTACTATTATCGGCGTTATTGATAATGCTATTTATAACTTGTGTTTCTAGATTATCAGCAACAGATGTAGTTTTAGTAGCATTCGTATTATCAGACTCTTTGTAAGAATCTTCTTGCGCTTGTGAATTTGAATAGTTCACTTTTGTAGGGTTTTCACTCGTGCTGTCGTTATTGCTGTTTAAAGCAATTGTCTGACTTTTAGCACTTATATTGCTCTCATTTGTGGCATCAGAAGATTCAATAGTATCGTCTTTAACTATATCTCCTACAGTTAGAGAAGACGCAGGATTTGCGCTTGAATTGTTGTTTTGATTAGCATTTGCGTTTCTAGAATTGTTTATACGCGTAAGCTCGTGAGCAAGACGTTCTACTTGTGCTTTAAAGCGCATGATCCCAGTTGTATCCGCACGCTGCAAAGCTTGAACAAAGTCGCCAACCTGCTCCATTTGAAGCCATAGGTTTGCGCGAAGCATAATCATGCTGTCTAATCTGGCTCCTAGCATTCTTCCGTAAGCGCTAAGAAGTGCATTCCTATGCTGTTCATTAAGTTTTGCAAAAATCCACGCTAAATCTCGCGCAGGATCGTTGATTTGCATGCTCTGCCAATTGGTT from Gardnerella vaginalis ATCC 14018 = JCM 11026 includes these protein-coding regions:
- a CDS encoding DUF3107 domain-containing protein, which gives rise to MKVTIGVKHVNDTISFESEQSEEDVQNIITNAIKDEKLITITDKNNRKIVVPSNSFAYAIIGDTPTHTVGFNAL
- a CDS encoding phosphotransferase, which translates into the protein MPEVQFAGTRQSEQANATDAAAGISHAVIQDVSGNLYDIFVSSEEKGQKRLHDRARAAWVLQKTKGLAALGFAHEEMLKFVPGSLSNQNNQNTQNTKVAQSTQSTQSAQENNQSDSNSLYGERLGQADFNNPTVLICPHLNGSARELSLLTTDDCVNAGTAMGAIHRLSPAFLTKGGYPTFTTGQIRAQLTSWIKRLRQAGHIPTEITDNWSRVLETDGLWAFDTCPVHGGFKDGDFLFSGSTITAITNWQSMQINDPARDLAWIFAKLNEQHRNALLSAYGRMLGARLDSMIMLRANLWLQMEQVGDFVQALQRADTTGIMRFKAQVERLAHELTRINNSRNANANQNNNSSANPASSLTVGDIVKDDTIESSDATNESNISAKSQTIALNSNNDSTSENPTKVNYSNSQAQEDSYKESDNTNATKTTSVADNLETQVINSIINNADNSNKNSDGSIESKIESNNSIESKDNNVENTGKNNNEDLDKPATIIIPMLKDADQAIKDAKDKLSNS